Part of the Planctomycetaceae bacterium genome, TTTTCCCGCTTCGGAGTACCGGCACGTGCCACGTTCAAGCGTCTTGTCGTCGGCTGGCTGTGCCGTGTTGTGGATCGCCGCCGCCTGGGGAATTCTGAAGTCGGAGCCGCTTGTGGCAGCGGTCGTCGGTTCAAATCACGCCATTTGTGGCAGCTGGGGCTGCGGACCTCCGACGTCGTCGCTAATCGTCTGGAACACGTTCGTCGCGATGTCGCTGTTCACGATCGTCTGGCTGGCTCAGGCCCGACGGCCGGCGACCACACGACGCTGGTCGGCGGCCGTGGCATGGATTATCGCTGCGAGTGTTGTGGCCGCAATCGGCATCCACACGGCGATGTGGTGGTCGTCGGCGAGTGAGTTCGGCCGATCGTTCCTATGGCAGCGTGTGCTGTTCGCGATGGTCGCCTTTCCCGATTTGCCGGCGATACCGCTTGTCAGCGCCGCCGGCTTTCTTTGCTGGCTGACGCGCTTCCGCCGAATACCGCGACAGCACGGAGATTCGCCGCACGGTGTCACAGCAGCGTCACCACATACGGCCGCCGAGCACACTCATGGATCACTCGCGGATCAGCACCTTCGACCCGACTCCCAGCAGATCGAAGACTTCGGCAATGTCGCCGTCCGCAAGGTGAATGCACCCTCGTGAAACAGCGCGGCCGATGGAATCCGGATCAATTGTGCCGTGAATGCCGATGTGATTCCCGAGCCCCAGCCAGTATTCGCCCAGTGGGTTTGACGGATCATCGGCATCGATCGTGCCGCCGTCCGGATCGTACCATGTGGGGTTCTCCAGCCGGCTTTCGACGACGAATTCACCCTTGGGAGTTCGGCCGTCGAGTCCCGTTCCAATGCGATAGCGGTGGACGTACCAGCCGTGAGAGTGAATGGTCAGCTCAAAACGGCTGAGTTCCACAATGGCTCCAAATGGTCCCTTCAGTACCTTGAGCTGCTGGCCGGCCTGGAGATTTTTCGGCGATGTCCGGTTCAGCCTGGCCAGATATTGCCAGGGAAGATTGTGTGCTCTGGCGATGGAATCAAGTGTTTCGCCGGCTTCCACAAAATACGGTTCCGCGAAGTGCCGTTTGGGGTTGGCATAGATCTCCGCCGCGGTGAATTCAATCCGCTCCGCCAGCAATGGGCGAAGCTCCGGATGTTTTAGATAAAGCTGCGAAAGCTGGTGGTGAGCCTTCAGGATGTCGGAATTGCTGTTGGCCTGAATCAGCAGGTCGACCTGCTTCAATGCCGCCGCAACCTCAGGCGGCAGCACCTGAGGTTCCGGTGATTTGGCAACCTCTTCGAACACCGGAAATTCAACGTCAGACGCGGATGAATCGTCCTGCAGTTCCAGTGCTGCAGGGCGGAAGTTTGCGTCGGAAATGACCTCGCCCGAAGTCATGTCGGCGAAATCCGGCGGAGTCAGATCCCGGGCGGCCGGTCGCCCGGTCGCCGAAGTCCCCGAGCGGTCGTTGCGCAGGTCGCTGTCAAATTCCGGAAACGTGAATTCGATGGGTTCCTGCTGCGCCGCAATGGCACTCAACAGCGGATCGTCGTCGTCAGGTTCCTCCCGAAACGGGTTGCCGTCGGAACGATGGTCAATGATGGCGTCCCATTGTTGCGGGACGAGCGGCTCGTCCACGGAAAGGTCGGTGTCGGTTTCGACGCGGCCTGTTTCAACCGGCAGAAACTGCGGAAATACGTCAAAATGCCAGGCAGCGATTCCGGCAGCGACCGCAACCGCCAGCCATACGCGGATGGGTCGTTTCGGCTGTTGATAGGCAAAGGGTTCCATCGTCCGTGATCCCCTGGTTCCGATCCATGATTCAGGCGAAGCCGTATTGTGCCAAAGCACTCAAATTGCGGCTACCGGAATTCCTCGTCACTTCCGGGCGACGGCTTCCGTCAGCCGGCCTGCAACGCGCTTCAGGGCTTCGATGGGAATGGTGTGCGGACCACGGAACGATTGAAATTCCACTTCGAAACCAGCCGCCTGCAGCATGTCGCGCAGCCATTCGGCCGGTGCAAACGGCAGCAGGGGGTCCAGAGTGCCGTGCGACTGAAAGACGGGACAGCCGGGATGCTCGGCGGCCATCCGGGTCCATTCGTCACGACACAGCAGCGTTCCGGAAAACAGCGTCAACAGTGCCGGTCGAATTCCGTGCCGCAGAGCGACGTCCGTGGCAACCATCGCTCCCTGAGAGAATCCGCCAATAACTGTTGAAGCATCGTTCAGCGCGAACGCCTGCTGCATGGCCTTCACCGCGTCGGCAAGCGACTCGGAAGCTTCCAGCAGTCCATCCGGGCGAACGTTCGTCAGTTTTTCGTAGTCGCTGGTCTGGTTGATTTCGGCAAGGCGAGCCATGTTGATCGGCCACCACGCGCGTCCACCAGGCATCCCCAGCGGCGCGAGATCAACCGGTGCCTCAGGAAACACGAAGCGACACGCCCCGGCCAATTCCGGATCTGATTCCAGCAGGAAC contains:
- a CDS encoding L,D-transpeptidase family protein, whose translation is MEPFAYQQPKRPIRVWLAVAVAAGIAAWHFDVFPQFLPVETGRVETDTDLSVDEPLVPQQWDAIIDHRSDGNPFREEPDDDDPLLSAIAAQQEPIEFTFPEFDSDLRNDRSGTSATGRPAARDLTPPDFADMTSGEVISDANFRPAALELQDDSSASDVEFPVFEEVAKSPEPQVLPPEVAAALKQVDLLIQANSNSDILKAHHQLSQLYLKHPELRPLLAERIEFTAAEIYANPKRHFAEPYFVEAGETLDSIARAHNLPWQYLARLNRTSPKNLQAGQQLKVLKGPFGAIVELSRFELTIHSHGWYVHRYRIGTGLDGRTPKGEFVVESRLENPTWYDPDGGTIDADDPSNPLGEYWLGLGNHIGIHGTIDPDSIGRAVSRGCIHLADGDIAEVFDLLGVGSKVLIRE